In one window of Bizionia sp. M204 DNA:
- a CDS encoding glycosyltransferase family 4 protein gives MIHNPIKLIQLFETYGEVYQPYISPVIQSLKADTKLHVAVVAFNTHDTVDFFVPRYKKRWLKEKWYALTHNSRLNYLEILCLEQQAAIIHVQQSYLFSKVTNLLDLPRDQRPRVVITLRGGDTYVKPWHSVKWQDFYKNYGHVVAAFVVMSMHQKNYLHEKWGVSLERIHVIPISFGQAFDASIKQADPNVMRVVSAFRMCWEKNIAGNLRTIKLIKARGIPVQYDLYGDGADSGQVYYLIDKYDLHDCVTYHGRLDNSEIKAQLKRYDFYLQLSYSESLGMSVIEAQSQGIPAIVSNSDGLPEVVVDNQTGFCVAPHDSEAAATHLLQLWQNPDLYKQFSQEAIAFSQQHFSVETEVEALRRLYKSLIP, from the coding sequence ATGATTCATAATCCAATTAAATTAATCCAGCTTTTTGAAACCTACGGAGAGGTATATCAACCCTATATTTCTCCGGTTATTCAATCATTAAAGGCAGATACTAAATTGCACGTAGCTGTCGTTGCTTTTAATACGCATGACACGGTAGACTTTTTTGTTCCCCGCTATAAAAAACGTTGGTTAAAAGAAAAATGGTACGCCTTGACACATAATTCTAGATTGAATTATTTAGAAATTTTATGTTTGGAACAGCAGGCTGCCATTATACATGTGCAACAATCCTATTTATTTTCTAAAGTTACAAATTTACTAGACTTGCCACGTGATCAAAGACCTCGAGTCGTTATAACACTTCGTGGTGGCGACACTTATGTTAAACCATGGCATTCTGTGAAATGGCAAGATTTTTATAAAAATTATGGGCATGTTGTAGCTGCTTTTGTGGTTATGAGTATGCATCAAAAAAACTATTTACACGAAAAATGGGGTGTTTCTTTAGAACGTATTCATGTGATACCCATTTCTTTTGGTCAAGCCTTTGACGCTTCCATTAAGCAGGCAGACCCAAATGTTATGCGTGTTGTTTCTGCTTTTAGAATGTGTTGGGAAAAAAATATAGCTGGTAATTTACGAACCATTAAACTTATAAAAGCGCGCGGGATTCCTGTTCAATATGATTTATACGGTGATGGTGCTGATTCTGGACAAGTTTATTACCTCATAGATAAGTATGACTTACATGATTGTGTTACCTACCATGGCAGGTTAGACAACAGCGAAATAAAAGCACAGTTAAAACGATATGATTTCTATTTACAGTTGAGTTATTCAGAATCTTTAGGCATGTCAGTTATAGAGGCTCAATCCCAAGGAATACCAGCTATTGTTTCCAATAGTGATGGCTTACCTGAAGTGGTTGTGGATAACCAAACTGGATTTTGTGTAGCGCCTCATGACTCTGAAGCCGCGGCTACACATCTTTTGCAGTTATGGCAGAACCCTGATTTATATAAGCAATTTAGTCAAGAAGCCATTGCATTTAGTCAGCAACATTTTTCTGTGGAAACCGAAGTAGAAGCCTTGCGAAGACTTTACAAATCCTTAATACCTTAA
- a CDS encoding glycosyltransferase family 2 protein yields the protein MNTNPKVTVLMPIYNCDQYVGEAIDSILGQTFTDFEFLIIDDASTDKTVSIVKGYSDSRIKFIRKPKNTGYTNSLNYGLAMAKGAYIARMDGDDISLPERFAKQVTFMDAYPEVVACGTTYSIIGSGIIKKVPINHGDIKVQLLQKTCFGHPTVMLRKAVFEKFKVAYNSDREPAEDYDLWVRLLKYGKLANLPGVLLSYRVHDGQVSQNRTQIKRENTASIRLNLLKYLDYCFSLNEEQLLKKILLRNDILTLEEINNYLLLKLKLIESNKGFFKNEGLQKYFIDLQSVVLKDYFLKRKLFSLPIFVDYLTLGRKCNFKLPLMSMFKLLIKSVINFENKGS from the coding sequence ATGAATACAAACCCCAAAGTAACGGTTTTAATGCCAATTTATAACTGCGACCAGTATGTTGGAGAAGCTATAGATAGTATTTTAGGGCAAACGTTTACTGATTTTGAGTTTTTAATTATTGATGACGCTTCAACTGATAAAACGGTTTCTATTGTAAAAGGTTATAGTGACTCTAGAATCAAATTCATCAGAAAACCTAAAAACACAGGTTATACTAATAGTTTAAATTATGGTTTAGCTATGGCCAAAGGTGCGTATATAGCCAGAATGGATGGTGATGATATTAGTTTGCCTGAACGCTTTGCTAAACAGGTAACATTTATGGACGCCTACCCTGAAGTAGTTGCTTGCGGAACGACCTATAGCATAATTGGTAGTGGTATTATTAAGAAAGTGCCTATTAATCATGGCGATATAAAAGTGCAATTATTACAGAAAACATGTTTTGGACATCCAACTGTTATGTTGCGTAAAGCTGTTTTTGAGAAGTTCAAGGTTGCATATAATTCGGATCGAGAGCCAGCAGAAGATTACGATTTATGGGTTCGGCTCTTGAAGTATGGAAAGCTCGCAAATTTACCAGGGGTTTTATTGTCCTACCGGGTGCATGATGGGCAAGTGTCTCAAAATAGAACCCAAATAAAACGTGAGAATACGGCAAGTATTAGATTAAACTTGTTAAAATATCTAGATTATTGCTTTAGTTTAAATGAAGAGCAACTATTAAAAAAAATACTTTTGCGGAATGATATTTTAACTTTAGAAGAGATAAATAACTATCTGCTTCTAAAATTAAAATTAATTGAATCAAATAAAGGCTTTTTTAAAAATGAAGGTTTACAGAAATATTTTATTGATTTACAGAGTGTTGTACTCAAAGATTATTTCTTAAAAAGAAAGCTATTTTCATTACCTATTTTTGTTGACTATTTGACTTTAGGACGGAAATGTAATTTTAAATTACCCTTGATGTCCATGTTTAAACTATTGATTAAATCTGTAATCAACTTCGAAAACAAAGGTTCATAA
- a CDS encoding FkbM family methyltransferase, protein MIQLLRIFKTYGYEGFKQFVKLQLGRIPYLKFKDDTRITIYIPKYKQPIYLRRHTSDFATFKQIFDAKEYALDYPFKPKTIIDAGANVGLAAVYFIHRFPKTKIYSIEPEASNIRVLKKNTKAYKQVVLLPNALHHTTNELLEIVDEGIGKWGFVTKQATEILNAKSIVSSVQTVSIQAIIDRYEISIIDILKIDIEGAEMALFEKNYDSWLPKTRCLIIELHDRFYPGCQERVFGVMDQYNFSQFKKGENWVFFNEDFKL, encoded by the coding sequence ATGATTCAGTTGTTAAGGATTTTTAAAACATACGGTTATGAAGGTTTTAAACAGTTTGTTAAACTTCAATTGGGGCGAATTCCTTATTTAAAATTTAAAGATGACACTAGAATTACCATATATATACCGAAATACAAACAGCCTATTTATTTAAGAAGGCACACTTCAGATTTTGCAACATTTAAACAAATATTTGATGCCAAAGAATACGCTCTTGACTATCCATTTAAACCAAAAACTATTATTGATGCCGGAGCAAATGTAGGTTTAGCCGCAGTGTATTTCATTCATCGTTTTCCGAAAACTAAAATTTACTCGATTGAGCCTGAAGCTTCAAATATTAGAGTTTTAAAAAAGAATACCAAGGCTTATAAACAAGTGGTGTTATTACCAAATGCTTTACATCATACTACCAATGAATTATTAGAAATTGTTGATGAAGGGATTGGAAAATGGGGGTTTGTTACAAAGCAAGCAACAGAAATTCTTAATGCTAAATCCATAGTGTCTTCCGTGCAAACGGTAAGTATTCAAGCGATCATTGATAGGTATGAAATTTCTATTATTGATATTTTAAAAATTGATATTGAAGGAGCAGAAATGGCTCTTTTTGAAAAAAATTATGATAGTTGGTTGCCTAAAACGCGTTGCTTGATTATTGAGTTGCATGATCGGTTTTATCCAGGATGTCAAGAGCGCGTTTTTGGTGTTATGGATCAGTATAATTTTTCCCAATTCAAAAAAGGCGAGAATTGGGTGTTTTTTAATGAGGATTTTAAGCTTTAA